The Bacillus sp. Y1 genome has a window encoding:
- a CDS encoding PspA/IM30 family protein, whose product MGIFKRIKDIATADFNDALDRLEDPISMLKQYLRELEGEIGKAQKALAQQLYIEKKFEAVIESTIDRVQKRARQAELAVERGEDQIARLAIEDKLQQEKKLRLYEGQYHTIKNQTNLLYDELDKLKEKYDELQDRKLLLVSRMTAAKVSNDISQVLSSINPDRAVKGFIRVEEEILKLEAKSQANQYFKKANAGRIENVLGTYSHEDVEKELEKLKSSRLETV is encoded by the coding sequence ATGGGGATTTTTAAACGAATAAAAGATATCGCAACAGCAGATTTTAATGATGCTTTGGATCGATTAGAGGATCCAATTAGTATGCTCAAACAATATTTAAGAGAACTTGAGGGAGAGATTGGAAAAGCACAAAAGGCTCTCGCTCAGCAGCTGTATATTGAAAAGAAGTTTGAAGCAGTCATTGAATCAACGATTGACAGAGTCCAAAAAAGAGCAAGACAAGCTGAGTTAGCAGTCGAAAGAGGAGAAGATCAGATTGCTAGACTAGCGATAGAGGACAAGCTTCAACAAGAGAAAAAATTAAGATTGTATGAAGGACAGTACCACACAATTAAAAATCAAACGAATTTATTGTACGACGAACTCGATAAACTTAAAGAAAAATACGACGAATTACAGGATCGTAAACTGTTGCTCGTTTCTAGAATGACAGCGGCAAAGGTATCAAACGATATCTCACAAGTTCTTTCTTCGATTAATCCGGACCGAGCGGTAAAGGGGTTCATAAGAGTAGAGGAAGAGATACTTAAACTTGAAGCAAAGTCACAAGCAAATCAATATTTCAAAAAAGCGAATGCGGGAAGAATTGAGAATGTTCTTGGAACATATTCACATGAAGATGTAGAGAAGGAATTGGAGAAGCTAAAATCTTCAAGACTAGAAACTGTATAA